CATGTACTAATGGTCCACCTTGTAATCCAGGGAAAATAGCAGAGTTAATTTTTTTAGCAATATCTTCATCATTAGTCATAATCATACCACCTCTAGGACCTCTTAAAGTCTTGTGAGTTGTAGTAGTAACAACATCTGCATAAGGAAATGGACTCATATGCTCACCAGCAGCAACTAAACCTGCAATGTGTGCAATATCAGCAAAAAGAAAAGCTCCTACTTCATCAGCTATTTCTTTAAATCTTTTAAAATCAATTTCTCTTGCATAAGCTGAAGCACCACATACAATGATTTTTGGTTGAACAATCT
The nucleotide sequence above comes from Halarcobacter mediterraneus. Encoded proteins:
- a CDS encoding DegT/DnrJ/EryC1/StrS family aminotransferase, with product IDRACEIFDCKFANVQPHSGSQANGAVYAALLKAGDKILGMDLSHGGHLTHGSKPSFSGKNYSAFYYGVELDGRINYDRVLDIAKIVQPKIIVCGASAYAREIDFKRFKEIADEVGAFLFADIAHIAGLVAAGEHMSPFPYADVVTTTTHKTLRGPRGGMIMTNDEDIAKKINSAIFPGLQGGPLVH